aaaggtgggaaatcttagaaactcttcggacatactgctatggctcccggaaaaggatggttgttttaatacaaagtctgcatgggatgttatcagagttagagctccaaagtttgagtgggtaaagtgggtttggaataaatggttatcGAAGAAAATTGTTATCTGCATGTGGAAGAccgcttttgagtgcttaagtgttgatgaaaataTGAGAATGGTGGGGGTTTCGCTTGCTTCgacgtgtaattgttgtgagatgaggcagccagaagatatggagcatgtgttaaataagggagaccttgcaactgaggtttggaggaaggtttcagtggaggttggtgttcctttccttagacaataaagttggaaagaaagagtccaaatgtggtttaatagagcttccagattttctcaattgggatcattgatgggtttgattccttgtttagtagtttggaggttgtaGAGAAGGAggtgtgtggctagaatggaggggaaattggagagtagtacatatgtgtggctgtccattaagtattgggtgggggttttgagcaaGAACATGACAGGAAtaactcagttaaaggatgctgattttcagATATTGCAGAATTtagaagtgcaaattgtgaataaaagaattaaaactatacaatgtgtgagatggctaaaactaaggcaagggaggttgaaacaaAATTTGGACGGGAGCAGTTTGGGGAACCCaaggccggcgggtggtggtggcatcgtTAGAGACCATACAAGTTCTTTTatgtttggtttttcaaaatattttggttcttgttaaaataatgaagctgaattgaaaGCTATATTGGAGAGAATAAAGATTTAcaaacatttgggtcatactagtattgatattgaatgtgattcgaatattgttgtaaattggataagatcaaGTAGGTGctctttgtggtatttatgggatttttggtaGCAGCCGATTAGTTTATTGAAGGAAGTAAACTTTTCGATAAAGCATTGATatagagaaagaaataaagtgGTAGATGTCTTGGCTCGTCAAGGTGCtagggggaggaatagtttgtttacaaatagtagtcaattccctagagttatcaatgggttGTATAAATTGGAAAAGACGAGtatgacttatatgaggtatgtttaactAATTTCCTGTTGGTTATGGTTTATGCTTTAtcttatttatcttttgtttgttttgttgcatgatatttgttttgtaggtccttattttgttttgttttgattggaCTTGTAATCCTGTTATgactggatgttggtgttgttatttgggaggcctttaaagttttgttttttatttctccctttgattatcttgtaaccatggtattcctctgccaaaagtgagggtttatcaataaataaatggaggtgccgcccttctttaaaaacaaaaaaaacaaacttacgtttaaattaatcaaagatttaatattatttgctaGATAAGTGTCTAATTCTTCAATGCAATCACAAAGATAACTATTTTACTTTTACAATTAATGTTAATTAATAgtatttgcatattttagtgTTGATCAAACAACTTATAATCTTAATCCAAACCCTAATTAGTCCTAGTAGTACGCTTTCTCATTTTTGAGGTTTATTTAGTTTGTATATATAGTGTGAATTGTTTGTTCGTTTAACACAGTATAGAGATTTATTCTCAAGAAGAAGTTTTCAAAAGTTTGTTTATAATCTTGAATGAAAACGTAATGTAAAAGATAAttagcaatatttttttttttttcctttttgcctTAGAAAATTGAGTTAAAGATTTTAGGTttgaatatttatattttttcttaataatGCATGTCTTCATGTAGCTAAGCCTCATGCAAGGATCCCAGTTAACTATAGCTAGTATTTATCTTGCTAAGATCTTAACAAgagaaggaaaagggaaaaaaaaaaaaatcagacttGTTCAAACATATTCTAAAATTTTCCCCCAAAACTTCATGCACCTAGCTAATGAAAAGATATATGGTGACACATGAGGGATGACCCAAATTGAAAATGCAAGAGAATTGAAAATGAAACTTACTGGAAGCCTGATCACTAGGCACCTAGCTTAGCCCTTTTGACCCAAGTGTGGAAATGTTGAACCCAAATCATGCCGTTGCTTAATTGGACCGAGTCCACCCACTCTGAAGCCAAGGAGGGTTGGACTGAGTCCACTGCTTGGCTCAGCAGGGCCTACCCCTGGGTTCCTACCCACCCACTAGGCCATTATGCACTTTGTTCCTCACCTCATGTGAATAAAAAGAGtttatttatatatgttatttttgGTATATATACCCAATTCACTAGACGACCTTTAGGGCATGTAGCATTTTAAGGGCATTCAAAAGGGAGGGGTGGAGATGGATGGAGAAATCAGCTGGCAGTCCAACTTGTAACAAGTCAAACCTTTTAGGGCATATGAATAAATTATTGGGACACTGGGCCTTTACTTAAAGGGAGCATATATGCATAAAATGGCATATTGCAATGGGTAGGTCCACGAAGGCATAACATGCATGCGTGCCAAAGCTAGATGCACCAATATCTTTGCCTTGTAAAGAACCCATTGTCTCTGCAACAGCCCCTGAATTTTCAAAGCCTGGGAAAGAACAAAAGCAGTCGCCCCCTCAACCCAGCTCCCTCTTACCTttgtccctctctctctctctctctccttttttggccttttgttttcattttttctcTCCCTCTCATCTTTTTGGAAGTTTCTCGACGACCTCCTCGGAAAAGACTTGTCCCAATCGCAAGAAAGACTTATCTCAATTCTTTCATGCAAGATTGGGCTTTGCTCAAATGCATGGGAAGTGAGAAGTTGAATTTTCATGATCTCAAAACCTCTTATTTGCTTTCTTACTCGTTAGATAAATTACTAGAAATAAGTCTCAATGAATGGATCACAATATTTTTGTTGggataaaaaataatattcaaactCTCTTTCAGTCCGTAAGAAACAATAAATAGAATGATATATATgcgaaaaatatatatcaaaatacCACAAACAcaaaatatatgatttttatgtggAAAATCTTCTCGGCGTGAGAAAAGAAAAATCATGAGACCGTAACCCACTCAAACAATTTCACTATCAACAATTACGGAAATATATGAGTTTTCTATAGTCTCAACTAGAGACATACAATCTACaattattttcaagaaatacAATTCCTTAACTTAAATCAAATTCTACAATAATTAAAAGAAAGATCTCACCAAAACAGATGATACTATCCACGGACTGAAAAACAACACTGAATACTCAGAATCCAATCTCTACCGTTTACAATGAAGATTCACGTGTCATGGATATCTTTGTAAAATTTAAGCTCAATCGGACCACAACTGTTCATTGATTGGAGCAGTTGATCAACACTTGACAGCTCTCTTTTTATATGGCGACgactctctcttcttttctttcttattttctagtTATTCATCACTCTTTGCATCTGTAAAGGAGAGTATATTTTAACTCTATTATCTCAAATGGGTCTCTCCACACATGAGCTAATATTGGGTAAGTTTGGGTCATCCTCACTTAAACGGAAACCCAACCCAACAATTTTCATTCTCAATTTAGTGCTACTTATATGAGTTCCAAGGgcttaaaaaaaattatagacaAATTCTTTAATTGACTATTTCTATTCAAATTAATACTTGAATTGGGATAATGAGAATGAATATTTTGATGTGAGTTTCATTACTATAGATATATTATATACCAGTtcttattaaaagaaaaaagaaaaaggaaaagaaaagtgAGAGGCACATACAATATGTGTACCAACCAGTCTACACTCCACTCACCCAACctaattcttttcttttttttctttttttcagttCTTTTGTtaaagttctatttttcttttGGGTTTTAAAAAGAGTTAAAAAGCAAAAGGAGATGGGAGCAAGAGGAACATTGGCGTAGTCAACTCTGTATCATTTGAGAGCTGATATGTAAAAAGGAAGGAAGGGCACTTTAGTTTTACATTTGTATGGTAATATTGTATAGCTCAGATTTTCAAATGTAAAAGATGACACGTCCACTAATGTATTACATAGAAAAAATCACAATTATAACATTACTTAAATATAAAATATGCTACTTGAGTATCCTTAATTTTACTATAAAATTTTCAACCTGGATCATCGAAAAACTTAAAGGTTTATTCGCATAAGATTAAGAGCCTAGCTACTATCTCACATAGGCATTTGAATTCACACAAGTGGGAGTTAGAAGTTATTAAGTTAGACTCTCTAACTACATCACATTTTAGATGAtcaatattaactttgaattttgaatgatttttggTTAAAAATGTGATATATGTAGTCGGAGGCGGCCTAACCTTATGATATCTCGAGTTATGATTTTTGTATGGATGAGAATTTCATATTAATTTAGTGATTTTAAATGTTAATATAACATGTTTTATTTGGTAGATTTTAAGATTAGAAAGAGAATGATacaaaattcaaacttatatagACCACTTTTCATGTCCCACGCTCTTGATGTGAAACTCATTAGGTCAATACATTCGATcttatttgttttcaaaaataagtGGTTAAGTAGTAAAGACAGACTTAACTAATGAAGACTAAGTTAATCGAACAAAATGAGTGAGGAGAGTCAAGTtcataataatgattaagaactTGACTAGGTTGTCCTTAATTATGTCTATCATAATTTTCACGAGGAACTCTCAAGTATACTTTAGTATTATATAACTAAAATATTAAAAGTAACTGCATTACTGTTTACTTGACTACTAACAAATTAATGTCATTAAGCTATATTCACATTGACTAAACAATAGACTAGCACACTAAATATGTTTTTCAATCAAAATTCATTTTCTAAATTACTAATAAGCTCTTGGTataaataagaaaatatatatatatatataaaattgaagTATGCTAAAAAAGACCAATTTACTCTGTTATTTGTCGTCCTACATCTTTTAATAGCTTAGCCACTACAGAATCATCATCAAAACTTTTTTTTCGCAAATTTATACCAAAACTAAATCTCAAACTTGTAGGGCTTTTCCTAGATGGACTCAAATTCAGCATTAATAATTtcatataaatttgaataaaaggGAGGGTAAGTCTCCAAATTGAGGTCACAATTTAAAATGAATTATCAAATACTGCTCAACTTATtgtcaaatggattttcaaattttaataaaaaaaggtCATGACAACATGGACCAAATAAAATTAGTCTTAAAAATTCCCAAACCAGATAGATACGATTGTAATGTGAACAAGAAAGTTAACCATATGAATTATTACTGCTGCAAGGAAACAAAAGTTTCATATGTGGATTGGGTTGTAAAAGGAAGGGATTTGGTAGAATCAGCATCCTCCAACCATTTTGAAAATTTCTAGCCATGTATTTCATCTAATTGACCCATTTAGTCATAAATATGAATCATTTCCAGCAAGTAGTCAATATGGACATTTTCATTAATGCTGTTGACACCAATGAGCATGCTCAAACTTAGAGAAACCTAACAGTTGCATTTGTTTGATACTAGAAAAATTGGATCTTGAAAAAATTCAAATGGCAGCTGAGCCCTTTGGGCGTCATCATAATTGATTTCCTTCCAAAATTTGCACCTAAATCACTAGTGGGTTAAACCCAAACCGTCCAATCTATGTTTAAAAAgcaccaaaaccaaaaacccattggtcattctctcttctctctgcCTCCACAGTCTGCAATACTGTACAATCTGAACTCCTTGATTATGGCATagccctctctctttctctctctgctCCGTGCTCTCATGACCAaaaccccctctctctctctctctctctgctctgtgctctctctctccctctctctctctgactCTGCTTGCAGAAAAAGCCTAGCCTTACTCTGCTTCCTCGAAACACAGTTTTCATTTTTCAGAGAAAGCACCATAAAACGAAGGGAAAAAAAGCTTCCTTTATTTATACCCTCACGTTTCTCTCTGCCCTTTTCACCTATAAACCCTCCGAAAACCCCTGGCCAGTCCACCTGCACTACTCCCTCTCTTCCCAGACCTGGCTCTCCCAACCATGGAAGCTCTCGCCTTTCTCAAGTTCTGGCGCAATGTTGGCGCCGGAGCCCCATCCGCCGGTGCCGTGAATTTTCCGGCGGCGGAGATCGACAGCGACGGCGATGATGACGATGAAGGGTCGTTCTTCGAGATTGAATTTTCGGTGCCCGGACTAGATTACGAGCGCCAAGACAAGAAGGGAGAAAGCAATTGCAGAGATCCCGTGATGGGCGGCGGCGAAAAACGCGACAGCGACGctggcggcggcggcggcgacGGCGACGGCGGAAGCGGTAGCGGAAGCGAGCTCTGTTTTGGCGAATCGAAAGTTAAGGATCTGTTCTTCAAAAACAGAGTCATGCCGCTGGAATCCACCTCGAAGCCTCAGTCTCCGATGTCGCTGCTAAGATCCCCGCCGAAATTTCGCGTCTTCACGATGGGGCTAAAGCGATCGAGATCGCAAAGAACAGAGAAAACGCAGAAAACAGAGCAAAAACCAGAGACGATTAGCAGTGGGTTATTGGCTTGGGGCTCGAATCATCGGCAAAAGAAACCGAGCAAGCTTTTTACGCTGAAGTTGAAGGTCGAAGAAGGTTCCGTCGTTTCGATGTTGACCGGAGAAAACAGCTCCAGAGGCTCATCGGCGGAATCGAAGAGATTCTCCAAAGATGGTGTGCAGAAGTACTTGAAGCTGATTAAACCTCCGTACGTGAGGGCTTCGAAAAGGTTCAGTGAAAAGGTGAAATTCTCCGAAACGTCATCGTTTGCTTCGTCTCTGTCACCTCAGGCGCCGTCGTATGTGCCGAAGAAGAAGGAAGCAGGGGGAAATATTCCGGCGGGACTCAGGGAGGTGTGTAAGCAGTTGGGTAAGAGCCGATCGGCCTCTGCGTCGGCGACGGCGACGAGCAGGAGAGATGACTCGTTGATGCTGCAACATGATGGCATTCAAAGCGCCATTCAGCACTGCAAGAGATCATTTAATTCCTCTGCAGGTACGAATTAATTTCTCTGAAAGTTTACGTCTTGGTTACCATTTCTGACGTAATCTTCTTTCATTTGATTACTAAATTTTAATTGTCAAGTCTTTGAATATGCTTTTCGAAATATGCTTGATTAATCTGACAACTTGAATTTTTTGAATGTTGGTTTCAGATTCTCCTCAATTATCGAGATCCACCAGCCACCCATGTCCCAAAACATCAATGGAATTAACAAGAAAATCGACAGAGGAGGCAAAAGTAGGGAAAATTGCAGAAATATGAAGCTCTGTTTTCTGGGTTTTCAGTTTTCACCTTGAGCGAGAAAGAGCGGGAAAATGCTTTCTGTCGAGaaagtaaaaaaaagaaaaagaaaacagaaGCAAAGGGATTCCTTTTTGTTTGATTGTAAAATGAAGACTGTAGACAGGATAGGGCAGTGGGTGAAGATCACGAGCAGTGAGAATAGGTTTACTGTTGTTTCTGTAAAGCAAAGCCAATCGATCATCAtgtgaaattgaaaaaaaaaaaaagaagtttaaaAACAGGATTCAGATCTTTGGGGCGAATGTTTTTCTTGGTGTAATCCATTTCTTCTGCACAAAACATCATTTTTGGATTGAATTATTGGAGTTTGGTTAACTGTTAAAACCACAGTTTTGATGATTTCTGCATTTGAAGAATCAACTGATGTTACAAGGCCTGcaacttttccttttcttttcacATTGACGAGCGtgcttctttcttctctcttcctttttccattttttctgTTTTCTTTTGTTTAATTTTGCAGAATTAcgtttgtttttatttgtttataaATTTGTCTTTATCTAAGGTTAGTGACAGTTGGAAAATTTTGGGGGATATTTTTAGAggataattaaaaataattggaAATATTTTCACGAAATTGTTAAGTGTCTTAATTTGAATAAGCatgaataaaaaaatttgtaatgTAATTTTAAATTAAGACATCTTCAAACATAGAAAATGTGTATAAGAAAAATATGTATACATTAAATTTATGTTTATCTTGAAATAAGTCGTGTTTTCACTTTGcctatttatttaatttgtagaATGGAATAAGTTGgatcttttttaattttatatatttatgcatTAAAATATAATCATTATCGTATATTGAATAAAAGTGCGAGGAATACCAAGAAAATTTCATATTTAGACATGTGGACCAATAATTGTGAAGTATGGTTTTTACTGTGAGGATGTTAAGGTTGTTTTGTCTTGACTAATTGATAACTT
The Malania oleifera isolate guangnan ecotype guangnan chromosome 13, ASM2987363v1, whole genome shotgun sequence DNA segment above includes these coding regions:
- the LOC131146868 gene encoding probable membrane-associated kinase regulator 2, producing the protein MEALAFLKFWRNVGAGAPSAGAVNFPAAEIDSDGDDDDEGSFFEIEFSVPGLDYERQDKKGESNCRDPVMGGGEKRDSDAGGGGGDGDGGSGSGSELCFGESKVKDLFFKNRVMPLESTSKPQSPMSLLRSPPKFRVFTMGLKRSRSQRTEKTQKTEQKPETISSGLLAWGSNHRQKKPSKLFTLKLKVEEGSVVSMLTGENSSRGSSAESKRFSKDGVQKYLKLIKPPYVRASKRFSEKVKFSETSSFASSLSPQAPSYVPKKKEAGGNIPAGLREVCKQLGKSRSASASATATSRRDDSLMLQHDGIQSAIQHCKRSFNSSADSPQLSRSTSHPCPKTSMELTRKSTEEAKVGKIAEI